From the genome of Xiphophorus couchianus chromosome 6, X_couchianus-1.0, whole genome shotgun sequence, one region includes:
- the LOC114146995 gene encoding uncharacterized protein LOC114146995: MKDNSLPRIVVIILSAVVYVAVLVINALAGAGRGPFHFSTGNVSARYDTGITPAGWTFSIWGVIYTWLTLMVIYVTSYVFRGSWAQSLLPYAFYFSWLSNMLLNVTWLMLWDKELMLAALVVLILIAFTNYSTLFFVCFATDYYGLWLQSYHSKDLVCLRILVQNGLAVYATWSSIASLLNFSVVLQLWGVDKSTAATISLCILFAELLGWFVLENWVLDRWVRNILTVYPVVIVALVGIIYRHFNPADPTPNTVFMVVQLVIACILFVSRVCSVIWRNKWRPLHSSGSARLMVSPLDGHKFGIFN; encoded by the exons ATGAAGGACAACAGCCTGCCCAGAATCGTGGTGATTATCCTGTCTGCAGTTGTTTACGTCGCTGTTCTGGTCATAAACGCCTTGGCAGGAGCGGGCAGAG GTCCCTTTCACTTCAGTACAGGCAATGTGTCGGCCCGCTATGATACAGGCATCACTCCAGCTGGTTGGACCTTCTCCATCTGGGGAGTTATCTACACATGGCTCACCCTGATGGTCATTTACGTCACTTCATATGTTTTCAGAGG GTCTTGGGCTCAGAGTCTGCTACCCTATGCCTTTTATTTCTCCTGGCTGTCCAATATGCTGCTGAACGTGACGTGGCTCATGCTGTGGGACAAGGA GTTAATGCTCGCAGCTTTGGTTGTGTTGATCCTGATAGCCTTTACCAACTACAGTACCTTGTTCTTCGTTTGCTTTGCTACAGATTACTATGGACTGTGGTTACAGTCATACCATAGTAAGGATCTGGTCTGCCTCAGAATCCTG GTCCAGAACGGCTTGGCTGTTTACGCCACATGGAGTTCTATTGCCTCTCTGCTCAATTTCTCTGTGGTTCTTCAACTCTGGGGTGTTGACAAGAGCACAGCAGCAACCATTTCTTTGTGCATTCTTTTTGCAGAGTTGTTGGGATG GTTTGTCCTGGAAAACTGGGTGCTGGACCGCTGGGTGCGCAACATTCTGACAGTGTATCCTGTGGTTATCGTGGCTCTGGTTGGAATCATCTACAGGCATTTTAACCCGGCTGACCCCACTCCAAACACTGTTTTTATGG TGGTACAACTGGTGATAGCCTGCATCCTGTTTGTTTCACGAGTCTGCTCAGTCATCTGGAGGAACAAGTGGCGGCCTCTACACTCATCAGGTTCAGCCCGACTAATGGTGTCCCCACTTGATGGCCACAAGTTTGGGATCTTTAACTAA